A genomic segment from Osmerus mordax isolate fOsmMor3 chromosome 5, fOsmMor3.pri, whole genome shotgun sequence encodes:
- the LOC136943079 gene encoding histone H2B — MPEPAKSAPKKGSKKAVSKTAAKGGKKRRKSRKESYAIYVYKVLKQVHPDTGISSKAMGIMNSFVNDIFERIAGESSRLAHYNKRSTITSREIQTAVRLLLPGELAKHAVSEGTKAVTKYTSSK, encoded by the coding sequence ATGCCTGAACCAGCGAAGTCCGCGCCCAAAAAGGGCTCCAAGAAAGCAGTTTCCAAAACCGCGGCGAAGGGCGGTAAGAAACGCAGAAAGTCCAGGAAGGAGAGCTACGCCATCTACGTGTACAAGGTACTGAAGCAGGTCCACCCCGACACCGGAATCTCCTCCAAGGCCATGGGAATCATGAATTCCTTCGTCAACGACATTTTCGAGCGTATCGCCGGAGAGTCGTCTCGCCTGGCTCACTACAACAAGCGATCAACCATCACTTCCAGGGAGATCCAGACCGCTGTCCGCCTTCTGCTCCCCGGTGAGTTGGCCAAGCACGCCGTGTCCGAGGGTACCAAGGCCGTGACCAAGTACACCAGCTCTAAGTAA
- the LOC136943447 gene encoding histone H4, which produces MSGRGKGGKGLGKGGAKRHRKVLRDNIQGITKPAIRRLARRGGVKRISGLIYEETRGVLKVFLENVIRDAVTYTEHAKRKTVTAMDVVYALKRQGRTLYGFGG; this is translated from the coding sequence ATGTCAGGTAGAGGCAAAGGAGGCAAAGGACTCGGAAAAGGAGGCGCCAAGCGTCATCGCAAGGTTCTCCGtgataacatccagggcatcacAAAGCCCGCCATCCGCCGCCTGGCTCGCCGCGGTGGcgtaaaacgtatttcaggctTGATCTACGAAGAGACACGCGGTGTTTTGAAGGTATTCCTGGAGAACGTCATCCGGGATGCCGTTACCTACACCGAGCACGCTAAAAGGAAGACTGTGACCGCCATGGACGTGGTCTACGCTCTGAAGCGCCAGGGACGTACTCTTTACGGCTTCGGCGGTTAA
- the LOC136943054 gene encoding histone H2B-like: MPEPAKPAPKKGSKKAVSKTAVKGGKKRRKSRKESYAIYVYKVLKQVHPDTGISSKAMGIMNSFVNDIFERIAGESSRLAHYNKRSTITSREIQTAVRLLLPGELAKHAVSEGTKAVTKYTSSK; encoded by the coding sequence ATGCCTGAGCCAGCAAAGCCCGCGCCCAAGAAGGGCTCCAAGAAAGCCGTTTCCAAGACCGCCGTGAAGGGCGGCAAGAAGCGCAGAAAGTCCAGGAAGGAGAGCTACGCCATCTACGTGTACAAGGTACTGAAGCAGGTCCACCCCGACACCGGAATCTCCTCCAAGGCCATGGGAATCATGAATTCCTTCGTCAACGACATTTTCGAGCGTATCGCCGGAGAATCGTCTCGCCTGGCTCACTACAACAAGCGATCAACCATCACCTCCAGGGAGATCCAGACCGCTGTCCGCCTTCTGCTCCCCGGTGAGCTGGCCAAGCACGCCGTCTCCGAGGGCACCAAGGCCGTGACCAAGTACACCAGCTCCAAGTAA